A region of Sesamum indicum cultivar Zhongzhi No. 13 linkage group LG7, S_indicum_v1.0, whole genome shotgun sequence DNA encodes the following proteins:
- the LOC105166639 gene encoding protein TONNEAU 1a-like isoform X2 has protein sequence MDDYTREMMDLKTLVTRTLEKKGVLAKIRAELRASVFEAIEEEDKVIEKEEGLPPALLGSCNERAKQLHNSPSGRLLTALICEYLDWAQLNHTLKVYLPECNLDSWKNELKEFSNKNGYDLNRIGDSGPLLLDVLEGFLKYENLTQGRGSNRRSTTPEHESLSNVEGRNIRRPSPSSVAGGLPPLGRPVPVSQSSDRRAGSSTSGYRKDEYNWRYDNDELPDDVVRASAALENLQLDRKTRHLTTSWRHAGDGISEEDSMG, from the exons ATGGATGATTATACGAGGGAAATGATGGATTTGAAAACCCTGGTAACTCGTACTCTGGAGAAGAAAGGAGTCCTTGCCAAGATCCGT GCTGAGCTGAGAGCTAGTGTGTTTGAAGCAATCGAAGAGGAGGATAAAGTaatagagaaagaagaaggtTTGCCTCCTGCACTATTGGGTAGCTGCAATGAACGGGCAAAGCAACTCCATAACTCACCTTCAG GAAGGCTTCTAACTGCACTAATATGTGAATATTTGGACTGGGCTCAATTAAATCACACATTGAAAGTCTACCTTCCAGAGTGTAATTTG GATTCCtggaaaaatgaattaaaagaaTTCAGCAACAAGAATGGATATGACCTTAATCGGATTGGAGACAGCGGGCCTTTGCTTTTGGATGTTCTTGAGGGGTTTTTGAAGTATGAG AATTTGACTCAAGGAAGGGGTAGCAACAGGAGATCAACCACTCCTGAACATGAATCTCTATCAAACGTGGAAGGTAGAAATATTAGGAGGCCTTCGCCGTCATCAGTTGCTGGGGGTCTACCTCCACTAGGAAG GCCTGTTCCTGTTTCACAATCATCTG ATCGAAGAGCTGGGTCATCCACATCTGGCTATAGGAAAGATGAATACAATTGGAGATATGACAACGATGAACTTCCTGATGATGTAGTTCGTGCTTCTGCTGCTTTAGAAAATTTGCAGTTGGATAGAAAAACTCGTCACTTGACCACGTCATGGAG GCATGCAGGGGATGGAATTTCTGAGGAAGATAGCATGGGGTAG
- the LOC105166639 gene encoding protein TONNEAU 1a-like isoform X1: MDDYTREMMDLKTLVTRTLEKKGVLAKIRAELRASVFEAIEEEDKVIEKEEGLPPALLGSCNERAKQLHNSPSGRLLTALICEYLDWAQLNHTLKVYLPECNLPKDSWKNELKEFSNKNGYDLNRIGDSGPLLLDVLEGFLKYENLTQGRGSNRRSTTPEHESLSNVEGRNIRRPSPSSVAGGLPPLGRPVPVSQSSDRRAGSSTSGYRKDEYNWRYDNDELPDDVVRASAALENLQLDRKTRHLTTSWRHAGDGISEEDSMG, encoded by the exons ATGGATGATTATACGAGGGAAATGATGGATTTGAAAACCCTGGTAACTCGTACTCTGGAGAAGAAAGGAGTCCTTGCCAAGATCCGT GCTGAGCTGAGAGCTAGTGTGTTTGAAGCAATCGAAGAGGAGGATAAAGTaatagagaaagaagaaggtTTGCCTCCTGCACTATTGGGTAGCTGCAATGAACGGGCAAAGCAACTCCATAACTCACCTTCAG GAAGGCTTCTAACTGCACTAATATGTGAATATTTGGACTGGGCTCAATTAAATCACACATTGAAAGTCTACCTTCCAGAGTGTAATTTG ccAAAGGATTCCtggaaaaatgaattaaaagaaTTCAGCAACAAGAATGGATATGACCTTAATCGGATTGGAGACAGCGGGCCTTTGCTTTTGGATGTTCTTGAGGGGTTTTTGAAGTATGAG AATTTGACTCAAGGAAGGGGTAGCAACAGGAGATCAACCACTCCTGAACATGAATCTCTATCAAACGTGGAAGGTAGAAATATTAGGAGGCCTTCGCCGTCATCAGTTGCTGGGGGTCTACCTCCACTAGGAAG GCCTGTTCCTGTTTCACAATCATCTG ATCGAAGAGCTGGGTCATCCACATCTGGCTATAGGAAAGATGAATACAATTGGAGATATGACAACGATGAACTTCCTGATGATGTAGTTCGTGCTTCTGCTGCTTTAGAAAATTTGCAGTTGGATAGAAAAACTCGTCACTTGACCACGTCATGGAG GCATGCAGGGGATGGAATTTCTGAGGAAGATAGCATGGGGTAG
- the LOC105166640 gene encoding leukotriene A-4 hydrolase homolog, with the protein MAPIDPHSYADSTHPLTTHISLSLYFDFASSTILSSAVLSLAAPYSGSFTLDSRSLLISDVLDLATLTPLPFTLQPTSPDAILGQSLTVTLSDHSQLLVIFKTAPSSSALQWLSPAQTFNKSFPFVYTQCQAIHARSVFPCQDTPAARIKYAAKLNIPRYLSAVMGAKHVGRRDPVPGECRDACDDSLWCGEGRVVEEFVMEQPIPPYLFAFAVGELGFREVGPRTKIYSEAVPGVLDAAAREFAGTEEMIKVGEGLFGPYEWERFDLLVLPPSFPYGGMENPRMVFLTPTVIKGDGTGAQVVAHELAHSWTGNLITNKTNDHFWLNEGITTYAERRIVEAVQGKERAVLNIGIGWKLLVEDMERFKDNMEFTKLKTNQQGVDPDDVYSRVPYEKGFQFLWRIERQIGRPAFDEFLKNYIATFKFQSIDTDIFLDFLKANIPGIENHIDLKVWTEGTGIPPDAMEPASDIYTKIVSLANEFKVGRMRNEDEVADWGGQEWELYLENLPKSVEVSQVLALDARYKLSESKDYEVKVAFLQLAIASRCSKYYSEVEKTLKEVGRMQYLRPLYKALVQGTGKEEEKIFAKRVFSEACSCYHPIAQGVVEAILIKYT; encoded by the exons ATGGCGCCCATTGATCCTCACTCCTATGCAGACTCCACCCACCCCCTCACCACCCATATCTCCCTCTCCTTGTACTTCGACTTCGCTTCCTCCACCATTCTCTCCTCCGCAGTCCTCTCTCTTGCCGCCCCTTACTCCGGCTCCTTCACCCTCGATTCCCGCTCCCTCTTGATCTCCGACGTCCTCGACCTCGCTACTCTGACTCCCCTCCCCTTCACTCTGCAGCCCACTTCTCCGGACGCCATTTTGGGACAATCCCTCACGGTCACCCTCTCCGACCATTCCCAGTTGTTGGTCATCTTCAAAACTGCCCCCTCCTCCTCCGCCCTCCAGTGGCTTTCCCCTGCTCAAACGTTTAATAAGTCGTTCCCCTTTGTTTACACCCAATGCCAGGCCATCCACGCCAGGTCTGTTTTCCCCTGCCAAGACACCCCGGCTGCCCGTATCAAATATGCCGCGAAATTGAATATCCCGCGCTATTTATCGGCTGTGATGGGTGCAAAACACGTTGGTAGGCGGGACCCTGTTCCCGGGGAGTGCCGGGATGCCTGTGATGATTCTTTGTGGTGTGGGGAAGGGAGGGTTGTTGAGGAATTTGTCATGGAGCAGCCCATCCCACCGTACTTGTTTGCATTTGCAGTTGGGGAGTTGGGTTTTAGGGAGGTGGGTCCTAGAACCAAGATTTATTCAGAGGCCGTCCCCGGGGTGTTGGATGCTGCTGCTAGAGAGTTTGCTGGGACGGAGGAGATGATTAAGGTAGGAGAGGGATTGTTTGGGCCTTATGAGTGGGAGAGGTTTGATTTGTTGGTTTTGCCACCGAGTTTCCCATATGGAGGAATGGAGAACCCAAGGATGGTGTTTTTGACCCCCACAGTGATTAAGGGGGACGGGACTGGTGCACAGGTTGTGGCTCACGAGCTCGCTCATAGCTGGACCGGAAATTTGATTACCAACAAGACTAATGATCACTTCTGGTTAAATGAG GGTATCACAACATATGCAGAGCGGCGAATAGTTGAGGCTGTGCAAGGAAAGGAAAGAGCTGTACTCAATATTGGAATTGGTTGGAAACTACTTGTTGAGGATATGGAGAGGTTTAAGGACAACATGGAATTCACAAAACTGAAAACTAACCAGCAAGGCGTGGACCCAGATGATGTCTATTCTCGAGTGCCCTATGAAAAAGGATTCCAGTTTTTGTGGCGCATTGAGAGACAG ATCGGGAGGCCTGCATTTGACGagtttcttaaaaattatattgccACCTTCAAGTTCCAATCTATTGACACtgatatatttcttgatttcctGAAAGCAAATATTCCTGGAATAGAAAATCATATTGATTTGAAGGTATGGACTGAGGGTACTGGCATACCTCCAGATGCTATGGAGCCTGCTTCTGATATCTATACCAAGATTGTGTCTCTGGCTAATGAGTTTAAGGTAGGAAGGATGCGAAATGAGGATGAAGTTGCTGATTGGGGAGGACAAGAATGGGAGCTGTACTTAGAAAACCTGCCTAAATCTGTCGAAGTTTCACAG GTATTAGCTCTAGATGCACGCTACAAGCTTTCAGAATCCAAAGATTACGAGGTAAAGGTGGCGTTTCTTCAGCTGGCTATTGCATCAAGGTGCAGTAAATACTATAGTGAGGTGGAGAAAACTCTGAAAGAAGTTGGAAGGATGCAATACCTCCGGCCGCTCTATAAGGCACTAGTCCAGGGGACGGGCAAAGAGGAGGAGAAAATATTTGCCAAGAGAGTGTTCTCAGAGGCTTGCTCTTGTTATCACCCTATAGCTCAGGGCGTCGTTGAAGCTATTCTTATTAAGTATACGTAG
- the LOC105166657 gene encoding dirigent protein 24, translated as MPKFLNLIICFLLLTIPFATSSRVLDQLTPQLPVSNELPDESNLVTLPETQPTATTTTSTTNVAPISEPPILEEPAPVIAPVPPPVTTPTTTPTTDVAPVADPSIGEESAPIVAPVPPPVTTPTATATSGGVATGTNGAISDHPTLSFFMHDILGGTHPSGRVVTGVVANSDANNLPFSVPNNQIFPINGGVPLNTINGVINNNNYPSLVGLNGSPTNTLVQSNGNNVVASNNQAFVTAGQLPAGLTLQQLMFGTVTVVDNEITEGHELGTSVLGRAQGFYMVSSSDGSSHTVALTVAFHGGEHDHEILDTVSFFGVHRTATPISHIAIVGGTGKYENAKGYATIETLPHEDQHTTDGLETITHFTLYLTP; from the coding sequence ATGCctaaatttctcaatttaattatttgcttCTTACTTCTAACCATCCCATTCGCCACTTCATCAAGAGTTCTTGACCAACTAACTCCACAGCTTCCTGTCTCCAACGAGTTGCCTGATGAAAGTAACCTTGTAACCCTGCCCGAAACACAGCCTACCGCCACCACAACCACTTCAACCACCAATGTAGCACCAATTTCTGAACCTCCCATCCTAGAAGAACCGGCCCCCGTCATTGCACCCGTGCCACCACCAGTTACCACCCCTACCACCACTCCAACCACTGATGTGGCACCGGTTGCTGACCCTTCTATCGGGGAAGAATCAGCTCCCATTGTTGCACCCGTGCCACCACCAGTCACCACTCCTACCGCCACTGCAACATCCGGTGGGGTTGCCACTGGCACAAACGGTGCCATCTCGGACCACCCCACGTTGTCTTTCTTCATGCACGACATCCTCGGTGGCACGCACCCCTCTGGCCGAGTAGTCACCGGCGTCGTGGCCAACTCCGACGCCAACAACCTCCCATTCTCCGTGCCCAACAACCAAATCTTCCCCATCAACGGTGGCGTCCCCCTCAACACCATCAACGGAGtcatcaacaacaacaactacCCCTCCCTCGTCGGCCTCAACGGCTCCCCTACCAACACCCTTGTCCAAAGCAACGGCAACAACGTCGTCGCCAGCAACAACCAAGCCTTCGTGACGGCGGGGCAACTCCCAGCCGGCCTCACCCTCCAACAACTGATGTTCGGGACCGTGACGGTGGTCGACAATGAGATCACAGAAGGGCACGAGCTGGGGACCTCTGTGCTGGGAAGAGCACAGGGCTTTTACATGGTGAGCTCAAGCGACGGCAGCAGCCACACGGTGGCGCTGACGGTGGCATTCCACGGCGGGGAACACGATCATGAGATTCTTGATACAGTGAGCTTCTTTGGGGTTCATCGGACAGCCACGCCAATATCACACATAGCCATTGTTGGAGGGACAGGGAAGTACGAGAATGCAAAAGGGTATGCTACAATTGAGACACTTCCACATGAGGATCAGCACACCACAGATGGCCTTGAAACCATTACTCATTTCACTCTTTATCTTACTCCTTAA
- the LOC105166638 gene encoding probable serine/threonine-protein kinase PBL7, whose translation MGWFLCSGKSKKKAKKDQDKKSDDQIPSNTEKLKTNSSFDVKKEGPKDGGSGHIAAHTFTFRELATATKNFRADCLLGEGGFGRVYKGRLESTNQIVAIKQLDRNGLQGNREFLVEVLMLSLLHHPNLVNLIGYCADGDQRLLVYEYMPLGSLEDHLHDLPPDKRRLDWNTRMKIAAGAAKGLEYLHDKANPPVIYRDLKCSNILLDEGYHPKLSDFGLAKLGPVGDKTHVSTRVMGTYGYCAPEYAMTGQLTLKSDVYSFGVVLLEIITGRKAIDNSRAAGEHNLVAWARPLFKDRRKFSQMADPMLQGQYPARGLYQALAVAAMCVQEQPNMRPLIADVVTALTYLASQKYDPETQPVQRPSSASSTPRMRREQR comes from the exons ATGGGTTGGTTCCTTTGTTCTGgaaaatcaaagaagaaaGCAAAGAAAGATCAGGACAAGAAGTCTGATGATCAGATCCCATCAAATACAG AAAAGCTAAAGACAAATTCTTCATTTGATGTAAAGAAGGAAGGTCCCAAAGATGGAGGATCAGGTCACATTGCTGCACATACATTTACGTTTCGTGAATTGGCTACGGCTACCAAGAACTTTAGGGCAGATTGTCTTTTGGGTGAAGGTGGATTTGGAAGAGTGTATAAAGGACGACTAGAGAGCACTAATCAG ATTGTAGCTATAAAGCAACTTGATCGCAATGGTTTGCAAGGGAACCGGGAATTTCTTGTTGAAGTTTTGATGTTAAGTTTACTTCACCACCCAAActtggtaaatttgattgGCTATTGTGCTGATGGAGATCAGAGACTTTTGGTGTATGAATACATGCCATTAGGATCATTGGAGGACCATCTGCACG ACCTTCCACCCGACAAAAGGCGACTTGACTGGAACACAAGAATGAAAATAGCTGCTGGAGCGGCAAAGGGTTTGGAGTATTTGCATGATAAAGCGAATCCACCAGTTATATATCGAGATTTAAAGTGCTCAAACATTTTATTAGATGAAGGCTATCATCCTAAGCTTTCTGATTTTGGATTGGCCAAATTGGGACCTGTCGGTGATAAGACTCACGTATCAACCAGAGTTATGGGAACCTATGGATATTGTGCGCCTGAATATGCAATGACGGGACAACTCACTCTAAAATCAGACGTTTATAGCTTTGGAGTTGTGCTTCTCGAGATTATCACTGGCAGAAAGGCTATCGACAACTCAAGAGCTGCTGGGGAGCACAATCTAGTTGCATGG GCTCGGCCTTTGTTTAAAGACCGTCGGAAGTTCTCGCAGATGGCCGACCCCATGCTTCAAGGTCAGTACCCAGCTAGGGGCTTGTATCAGGCTCTTGCTGTTGCCGCAATGTGTGTTCAAGAGCAACCCAACATGCGGCCGCTCATTGCCGACGTTGTAACAGCCCTAACTTATCTTGCGTCCCAGAAATACGACCCGGAGACTCAGCCTGTCCAGAGGCCTAGCTCAGCCTCATCCACTCCAAGAATGCGAAGGGAACAGCGATAG
- the LOC105166641 gene encoding leukotriene A-4 hydrolase homolog → MALIDPHSYTDSTHPLTTHISLSFYFDFASSTILSSAVLSLAAPYSGAFTLDSRSLSISQVLDIATLTPLPFTLQPTSPDAILGQSLTVTLSNHSQLLVIFKTAPSSSALQWLSPPQTFNKSFPFVYTQCQAIHARSIFPCQDTPAARIKYAAKLNIPRYLSAVMGAKHVCRRDPIPGECGGACDDSLWCGEGRVVEEFVMEQPIPPYLFAFAVGELGFREVGPRTKVYSEAIPGVLDAAATEFAGTEEMIKVGEGLFGPYEWERFDLLVLPPSFPYGGMENPRMVFLTPTVIKGDATGAQVVAHELAHSWTGNLITNKSNDHFWLNEGFTTYAERRIVEAVQGKERAVLNIGIGWKGLVEDMERFKDNMEFTKLKTNQQGVDPDDVYSQVPYEKGFQFLWRIERQIGRPAFDEFLKKYIATFKFQSIDTDTFLDFLKANVPGIESHIDLKEWTEGTGIPPDAMEPASDIYTKIVSLANEFKVGRMPNEDEVADWGGQEWELYLENLPKSVEASQVLALDARYRLSESKDYEVKVAFLQLAISSRCSNYYNEVEKTLKEVGRMKYLRPLYTGLVQGTGKEEEKIFAKRVFSEACACYHPIAQGVVESIFAKHM, encoded by the exons ATGGCGCTCATTGATCCTCACTCCTACACAGACTCCACCCACCCCCTCACCACCCACATCTCCCTCTCCTTCTACTTCGACTTTGCTTCCTCCACCATTCTCTCCTCCGCCGTCCTCTCTCTCGCCGCCCCTTACTCCGGCGCCTTCACCCTCGATTCCCGCTCCCTCTCGATCTCCCAAGTCCTTGACATCGCCACTCTGACCCCTCTCCCCTTCACTCTGCAGCCCACTTCCCCCGACGCCATTTTGGGTCAATCCCTCACTGTCACCCTTTCCAACCACTCCCAGTTGTTGGTCATCTTCAAAACTGCCCCCTCCTCCTCTGCCCTTCAGTGGCTTTCTCCTCCCCAAACGTTTAATAAGTCGTTCCCCTTTGTTTATACCCAATGCCAGGCCATCCACGCCAGGTCCATTTTCCCCTGCCAAGACACCCCGGCTGCGCGGATCAAGTATGCCGCGAAATTGAATATCCCGCGCTATTTATCAGCTGTGATGGGTGCAAAACACGTTTGTAGGCGGGACCCTATTCCCGGGGAGTGTGGCGGTGCTTGTGACGATTCGTTGTGGTGTGGGGAAGGGAGGGTTGTTGAGGAATTTGTGATGGAGCAGCCCATCCCGCCGTATTTGTTTGCATTTGCCGTTGGGGAGTTGGGTTTTAGGGAGGTGGGTCCTAGAACCAAGGTTTACTCGGAGGCTATTCCTGGGGTGTTGGATGCTGCAGCTACAGAGTTTGCAGGGACGGAGGAGATGATTAAGGTAGGAGAGGGGTTGTTTGGGCCTTACGAGTGGGAGAGGTTTGATTTGTTGGTTTTGCCACCGAGTTTTCCCTATGGAGGAATGGAGAACCCAAGGATGGTGTTTTTGACCCCCACGGTCATTAAGGGGGATGCCACTGGCGCGCAGGTAGTGGCTCATGAGCTTGCTCATAGCTGGACCGGGAATCTGATTACCAATAAGAGTAATGATCACTTCTGGTTAAATGAG GGTTTCACAACATATGCGGAGCGCCGGATAGTTGAGGCTGTGCAAGGAAAGGAAAGAGCTGTACTTAATATCGGAATTGGTTGGAAAGGACTTGTTGAGGATATGGAGAGGTTTAAGGACAATATGGaattcacaaaattgaaaactaacCAGCAAGGAGTGGACCCAGATGATGTTTATTCTCAAGTGCCCTATGAAAAAGGATTCCAATTTTTGTGGCGCATTGAGAGACAG ATTGGGAGGCCTGCATTTGATGAGTTCCTTAAAAAGTATATTGCCACCTTCAAGTTCCAATCTATTGACACTGACACATTTCTTGATTTCCTGAAAGCAAATGTTCCTGGAATAGAAAGTCATATTGATTTGAAGGAATGGACTGAGGGTACTGGCATACCTCCAGATGCTATGGAGCCTGCTTCTGATATCTATACAAAGATTGTATCTCTGGCTAATGAGTTTAAGGTAGGAAGGATGCCAAATGAGGATGAAGTTGCTGATTGGGGAGGACAGGAATGGGAGCTTTACTTAGAAAACCTTCCTAAATCTGTTGAAGCTTCACAG GTATTAGCTCTGGATGCACGATACAGGCTTTCAGAATCAAAAGATTATGAGGTCAAGGTGGCATTTCTTCAGCTTGCTATTTCATCAAGGTGCAGTAATTACTATAACGAGGTTGAGAAAACTCTGAAGGAAGTTGGAAGGATGAAATATCTCCGCCCACTCTATACTGGACTAGTCCAGGGCACCGGCAAAGAAGAGGAGAAAATATTTGCCAAGAGGGTGTTCTCAGAGGCATGCGCTTGCTATCATCCTATAGCTCAGGGTGTAGTTGAGTCTATCTTTGCTAAACATATGTAA